The Chitinophaga pinensis DSM 2588 region CCGCTGGCAGGCCCTGGTATAGAGTGATTTCCAGTATCGGTTGTACAGGGTCTCGAAAGCAGCGGTATCATCTCCTTTAAGCAGCTGTAGCAAGTCCCCGTCACTGATATGCTTTTCGAACATCTTGAACTTCGTGAGCCGTAAAGAAAGTGCGAATTACTTAACAAAACAAGTGCATAGGGTATTAGATTGGTAATTTTTCTCCGATCTTCCTGCTTTCCAGGCGTCCATCTATCGACCTCTGCCCATCCAGTTCATGTAAAACAGCAATCGGATCTCCCATCGGTTCATCAGCCAGGTCAAAGGTGCCATAGTGCATCGGAATCATCACTCGGGCGTGCATATCGTTTGCACCCTTTACCGCATTGGCAGGGGAAACATGGCTTGGGGACATAAACCATTCAGGCTTGTAAGCGCCAATACCTATAATACAATAATCTATTTCGGGAAATATCCGGCCCACATCCGCAAAGTGACTGCCATAGCCGGAATCAGCTGCAAAATAAATAGTCTTTCCGCCAGCCTGTAATACAAAAGCGCCCCATAACTGTGCATTTTCATCCCGCAATCCTCTTTTCGTCCAGTGACGGGCAGGCAGATAATAAATACGGATGCGTTCGTCGGTATGATATTGCTGATACCAGCCTGCCGTCTGGATCTTTTCACTACCGGTGAAACGGGATAAAAGCCCCTCCATTTTCAAACCGCTCAGATAGGTTGTAGCAGGATTTTGTTTAGCGACCAGCTGCAGACTGTGTTTATCACAATGATCCAGGTGATTATGCGATATCAGCACATAATCCAGTCCGGTTAAATGACCGGGATCAATGGGAAACGGTACGCATCTTTTTATCAGGGGAATATTATAAAAAACGGGATCGATCAATATATTCACACCACCCAGGCGAATGAAGAAAGTCGCATGTCCCAGCCACACAATACAATCCTCTGCAGAATGAATGAACGAGTCATCATGATCAACGGGTGGGTTCCATACTTCTGCCTGTTTGGCTGCTTTCTGCGGATTACGCTGGAACTTCCATTTCAACAGTTCCATCAGGGAATAATGGTGCGGAAATTCATAGTTGACAAATCTGCCGTGATCATCGACAGGTGTTCCTTTCCATTCAAAAGGTAATTGCATGCCGGGCAAAGCCGGATTCAGGACATATTCCATAGCTGCTATTGATTCGTATCATATCAAATATACGCTTTCGCAGCCGTTATCTGCCATAACGCTGCCGCAGCTCTTCCAGCAGTGCAGCAATCCCTTCCTGTGTTGCAGCAGCGGCTGCATTGGTAAAAATGATATATGCCCTGTCTGCCTCCCGGATCACCTGTACCTTCGTAATAAATGCACCCGCATTCCCCTCGTTTGTGGCAATATGATGCCCGGTCTCTTTATCCGTCACATTAAACCAGCCATAAGAGAACGCCGGCATCCCATACAACAACTGCTCAAAAGTCTTTTTGGGCAACAGCTCACTCTTTCCCTTCAACCCTTTTAATTGTAATTGTATAAAATGGATATACTGTTCCAGCGACACATTGATATTCCCTGCCGCCAGCAGCCAGTTCATTTTATAGTTCTCCGCCGGTCCTAATGGTCGCAGCTGATCATCATGGCCCCAGGGCTGCGTAGTATCTATCAGGTTCGGATAATCAAAGCGAAAATCGATATCCAGCTGTTTACCCAGATCTGCTACCAGCTCCCTATAGGACTTACCTGAAGCCTTTTCCAGCATCAGTCCGGCCATAATATAATCTACATTGGAAGGTGTCAGTCCGCTGGCATCCGGTTTCATCGGTTCCTGGGTCAGAAAGTTGGCGGCCAGCTGTTTCCGCTGACTGGCATAATCACCGTGCAGGTCGCGAAAGGTAGGTGTAGACGTTGTATAGCTATACCCCTGCACCCTTCCCCGGAAAGTCAGGAGATTTGCCAGCGTAACCGTATCATATACATAACGCGTACGCCAGCGTAACTCAGGAAATAATGTCAGGAAAGTCGTATTCCAGGCAATCTTCTTTTCCTTCACCAGCATCGCTGCAATAAAAGCGGTGACGGCTTTGGTATTTGATCCGATATGAAAACGATCTCCTGGTTTTACTGCAAGGTCCGTATCCAACCGTCTTACACCCATCGTATTACAGGCCAGTACACTATCCGAAGCAACAACGGCAAAAGCCAGTGCAGGAATCTTGTGTTGCTGACGCACACTATCAGCGAAAGTAACAATAGACTGTGCGCGGACAATTACCGGTAATAAAAGAAAAACAAAAGGAAAGAGGCGTTTCATGTAAAGGGATCAGTTATGGTATGTTTTTATCTGTAAACTGGAAGGACCTGTCATCTTTACTTTAACACCGGTATAGGTCAGGCGGCCGGTCTGTATATTCCTGCGGAATACGACCACGTCGCCACTGATCTGATTTGCCACCAGTAAAAATTTACCGGAAGGATCGATCAGGAAATTACGTGGGTGCTCTCCTAAAGTTGACTGATACGCCACAAAGGTAAGACGCCCGTCATCACCAATACGATAAATAGCAATATTATTTTCATCGCCCCGGTTAGACGCATACAAAAAACGTCCGTCCGGCGCAATATGTATATCCGCGCTGTTGTAAAAACCATACGGTTCCTTACCATGCGTCATCAGGCGCTGGATACTATCCAGTTGTCCGTCTGCATAACGATACGCGCTTACGGCACCCGCCATTTCCTCTATACAATAAGCATATTTACCGTTGGGATGAAAGGTAAAATGACGTGGTCCGCTGCCAGGCACGGCACGTACAGAACTATCCGGTTGCAAAGGTTGTGATTGTGCAGCCTCAAAACGGTAACGCCTGATTTTATCCGCGCCCAGATCAGGGGAAAAGACATAGCGATCATCCGGAGAAAATACGGTGGAATGGATATGTGCAGTTTTTTGTCTGCCGGTATCAATACTATGATCCGTAAACGGGATTACTTTTACCGCAGGTGCAATCGTCCCATCTGCCTTTAGAGGAAACACAGCGATACTACCTCCCGTATAATTCCCGTTCACCAGCCAGGCCCCGCTTTTATCTGTTGTCAGATAGACAGGATTTTCTCCACCGCTATCCTGTTTACTCAGTAAAGTGATCTTTTGCTGCTGCCTGTCAAACGTGTAACTACTCACACTTCCCATACCAGGCGTACGGGTTTCACTACAGGCGTAAATATATTGCCCATCCCGGGAAAGAATGAGATAAGAAGGATTCAGGATGGCGGAATACGTACATACTTTAGTCAGCTGACCGGTCTGCATATTCATCCGGTAGATATAAATACCGTCTTTATCCTTCGCCCCATTATAAGAACCAACAAATAAATAAGTATCCTGGCTATAGGAAAGAAGATGGGTAAACATTGCCAGTAATAGCAGCAGTGTGGAACGTTTCAGCAAGATGCACGTGATTTATGGGTCAGGAATTGAATAATAAATTGGTTTCCGGGTCGAGCTGTATTTGCTGTCCCGCGGGTACGGGTAACACCGTCACACGATCTTTAATCGTAATACGCTGTAACGCCGGATTACCTTCTACCCTGTATTCCAAGGGGAAAGTAAACAGGTGCTCCTGTTGTTGCTCAACGACCAGCGTATTCGGCTCCGTACCCTTGTGTACGGACAATACCGGCACCCCCGGCGTATACAACCATTGCTGGAAAAAAGCACCCAGATCCTGTCCGCTGGCCTTTTCCATTTCCTTTTTAAAATCTTCCGTATTGGCATTACGGCCATTATAAGCCGCGAAATAAGCGCGCACACCTTTCCAGAAAAGGCTATCTCCTACCTGACGACGCAGCATATGTAACACCCAGCCACCTTTCTGATAACTGTTCGCGTTCAGCAACTGCATATAGCCACCCTGGCGGGAAGTATCAACAACAGGCGTATGTCTGCGTTCAGCAAAAGCCACGACCCTTTTACGGTCTGCCCGCAAACCGGCATGCAGCGTATCGACGCCATATTGCTGTTCCATGTAGACATTCGTCATATAAGTAGCAAAACCTTCACTCAGCCATACATGCTCCCAGCTGGTCTCCGTCACCGCATCGCCAAACCACTGGTGAGCGATTTCATGTGCTATCAGACTTTCCAGCGATTTCAGTCCTACAGACTCTTCCTCATAAAATATTGCGCCGGCATTCTCCATCCCGCCAAACATCGTCCTTGATTGTACATTCGCCAGTTTCTTATAGGCAAATGGTCCCAGTCTGTTGATGAAAAAACGCAGTACATCTACGGCAATTGCATAGTCTTTAAACCCCCTTTCCTTATTCTCAGGAAATACATAACTATATACCGGAATACCATCTGCATCACCAGGATGATCAATGGCAAAATCAGCCACGCCTACCGCAAACACCTTGGTCGGCAATACAACGGTCTCCTTATAATGCGTCCTTTTCAGTTTCCCGGGCAAACGCACTTCTTCCGTTTTTAATCCGTTCGCAACTAAGGAATAATGCGCAGGTGCTGTTACAGTAATATCGACAGCCGCTTTATCAGAAGGATGATCTATACAGGGTAACCAGTAGTGTGCCCTGTTGGGCCAGTTATCCGTAAAAAAAGTACGCTTGCCAAACATATTATGGGAAATGATCAGCCCATTCTTTGGAATACCGCTATAAACGATCCGATAAGTATGCGTCTCCCCTTTCTTTACCTGGATATTCAGCCTGAGGTGCTGGTCATTTTGCCTGAAAGGGATACGCACCTTTCCTTCTGTTACAGCGGATACGGCCATACCGGTATCTTTTGTACTACGTCCTACCAGGTCCAGCAGCAATTCGGAAGCATTTTCCTTAAAACGTACAGTGATACCCGTGACACCTTGTATTTTATCGGTCTTGTCGTTTAATATAAGGGATATATCGTAGTGTTGTACATCTGCCTTAATATCCTGTGCAATGGCCGCAACACCCGTTCCCAACAATAGCGGCAGAGCCGCCAACAGCTTTTTATAAATATTCATATGATATCTGTAGCTTTTCTGTTATTCTCCCCAGACGGTGATTACCAGTCTTCTGTTACCGCCATAATTACGATGCTCGCAGAGATAAATTCCCTGCCAGGTGCCAAAGGCAAAGTTACCATTGCGGACAGGTATCATCACAGACGAACCCAACATCGCAGCCTTGAGATGTGCAGGCATGTCATCCGGACCTTCATCATCATGTTCATAATCAGGATCGTTTTCAGGCACTGCTTTGCTGAAATACATTTCAAAATCCTTTCTCACTGTCGGATCGGCATTTTCGTTGATCGTCAGCGAGGCCGAAGTGTGCTGAATGAATACCTGGCACATACCCACCCGGATGTCCCGGAGCTGCGGAATAACCTGTAAAACCTCTGCGGTTATCAAGTGAAATCCTCTCCTTCTTTGCTGTAATACCAACGATTCCTGGAATATCTTCATATCTTAAACTTTATGTATCCGGACCTTGTTGTTTATTCCACAGAAAACGCCGGATACTGGTATATTTTTTTCAGATTTAAGCAGGACAAACTTAACTTAGTATAAGAGAAAAATGAAATCGTTATGAAAACATTACTGATTCCCGTTGATTTCTCCGCTACCTCTGACAATGCAGTGAATTTTGCCATCGAATGGGCCAGAGCCTACAGCTATAACCGGATTATCCTGCTCAAAACTTTCTACGATACTGTATTCGATCATATTGTTGTTTCTGCGGAATACGCCCCTGTAAGCCCTCATTATATGGCCAGGGAACGCGAGGAAGCTGCACACCGGATGGAAAACCTGTCCAGGGAAATCGCTATCAAAACACGCGGTGTAGACGTCATTTCCATGGTCAGCGAAGCGCCTTTACTGCGTGCCATTATGGAAGTAGTCCGTGAAGAATCTCCCGAGCTCATCGTCCTGGGTAGTGACAACTACCGCTATTCCAGCGGCAGTTTCATTGCCGGCAACCTGATCTCCATCGCAAAAGCCAGTCCGGTAAGGGTACTCATTGTACCGTCTACTTACCAGTACCAGCGCGTAGAGAAAATACTGGTACCGGCGGACTACAAAACACTTGACTCCCTGGACAAAGTGCGTAATCTGCAGATACCGCCGCAATGGAAAGATAGTAAACTACTGGTACTCAATGTCGATCCGAAAGAACGTTACCTGAATCCCGACGATCACCTTAAAGCAGCCGAACAACACGTACACGAACGCCTGAAAGACTACCCGCACGACATCTGCTACAGCAACGACAAAAACATCATCAACGGTATACTGAGTTTCACACAACGCACCCCCGTCCAGTTGATCATCTCCTTGCCCGGCAAACATAGCTTTCTTTATTATCTGACACATAAAAGCATTTCCGACGCCATCTGTCGTAACGCACAGGAACCTGTGCTCATCTTAAAATAGGTTTCACCCCTGAAAACAGGTATTTCCCTGCAAATAGTTACCTATTGGCGTAATAATCAATATGTTTATTTAATTAATTTGTTATCTTTTCGCTTGAATCATCCGATATGCCCACAAGCAAAAGATTATCTACAGCTACAGGTTTCTCTCTCCGGACTACCCTCCTGGGTTCGGAAGACGAGTTTTCCTTTGGGCATAGGATATTCAATATGACCTG contains the following coding sequences:
- a CDS encoding universal stress protein gives rise to the protein MKTLLIPVDFSATSDNAVNFAIEWARAYSYNRIILLKTFYDTVFDHIVVSAEYAPVSPHYMAREREEAAHRMENLSREIAIKTRGVDVISMVSEAPLLRAIMEVVREESPELIVLGSDNYRYSSGSFIAGNLISIAKASPVRVLIVPSTYQYQRVEKILVPADYKTLDSLDKVRNLQIPPQWKDSKLLVLNVDPKERYLNPDDHLKAAEQHVHERLKDYPHDICYSNDKNIINGILSFTQRTPVQLIISLPGKHSFLYYLTHKSISDAICRNAQEPVLILK
- a CDS encoding secondary thiamine-phosphate synthase enzyme YjbQ, with amino-acid sequence MKIFQESLVLQQRRRGFHLITAEVLQVIPQLRDIRVGMCQVFIQHTSASLTINENADPTVRKDFEMYFSKAVPENDPDYEHDDEGPDDMPAHLKAAMLGSSVMIPVRNGNFAFGTWQGIYLCEHRNYGGNRRLVITVWGE
- a CDS encoding MBL fold metallo-hydrolase, encoding MEYVLNPALPGMQLPFEWKGTPVDDHGRFVNYEFPHHYSLMELLKWKFQRNPQKAAKQAEVWNPPVDHDDSFIHSAEDCIVWLGHATFFIRLGGVNILIDPVFYNIPLIKRCVPFPIDPGHLTGLDYVLISHNHLDHCDKHSLQLVAKQNPATTYLSGLKMEGLLSRFTGSEKIQTAGWYQQYHTDERIRIYYLPARHWTKRGLRDENAQLWGAFVLQAGGKTIYFAADSGYGSHFADVGRIFPEIDYCIIGIGAYKPEWFMSPSHVSPANAVKGANDMHARVMIPMHYGTFDLADEPMGDPIAVLHELDGQRSIDGRLESRKIGEKLPI
- a CDS encoding M1 family metallopeptidase, with protein sequence MNIYKKLLAALPLLLGTGVAAIAQDIKADVQHYDISLILNDKTDKIQGVTGITVRFKENASELLLDLVGRSTKDTGMAVSAVTEGKVRIPFRQNDQHLRLNIQVKKGETHTYRIVYSGIPKNGLIISHNMFGKRTFFTDNWPNRAHYWLPCIDHPSDKAAVDITVTAPAHYSLVANGLKTEEVRLPGKLKRTHYKETVVLPTKVFAVGVADFAIDHPGDADGIPVYSYVFPENKERGFKDYAIAVDVLRFFINRLGPFAYKKLANVQSRTMFGGMENAGAIFYEEESVGLKSLESLIAHEIAHQWFGDAVTETSWEHVWLSEGFATYMTNVYMEQQYGVDTLHAGLRADRKRVVAFAERRHTPVVDTSRQGGYMQLLNANSYQKGGWVLHMLRRQVGDSLFWKGVRAYFAAYNGRNANTEDFKKEMEKASGQDLGAFFQQWLYTPGVPVLSVHKGTEPNTLVVEQQQEHLFTFPLEYRVEGNPALQRITIKDRVTVLPVPAGQQIQLDPETNLLFNS
- a CDS encoding lactonase family protein gives rise to the protein MLKRSTLLLLLAMFTHLLSYSQDTYLFVGSYNGAKDKDGIYIYRMNMQTGQLTKVCTYSAILNPSYLILSRDGQYIYACSETRTPGMGSVSSYTFDRQQQKITLLSKQDSGGENPVYLTTDKSGAWLVNGNYTGGSIAVFPLKADGTIAPAVKVIPFTDHSIDTGRQKTAHIHSTVFSPDDRYVFSPDLGADKIRRYRFEAAQSQPLQPDSSVRAVPGSGPRHFTFHPNGKYAYCIEEMAGAVSAYRYADGQLDSIQRLMTHGKEPYGFYNSADIHIAPDGRFLYASNRGDENNIAIYRIGDDGRLTFVAYQSTLGEHPRNFLIDPSGKFLLVANQISGDVVVFRRNIQTGRLTYTGVKVKMTGPSSLQIKTYHN
- a CDS encoding serine hydrolase domain-containing protein, whose product is MKRLFPFVFLLLPVIVRAQSIVTFADSVRQQHKIPALAFAVVASDSVLACNTMGVRRLDTDLAVKPGDRFHIGSNTKAVTAFIAAMLVKEKKIAWNTTFLTLFPELRWRTRYVYDTVTLANLLTFRGRVQGYSYTTSTPTFRDLHGDYASQRKQLAANFLTQEPMKPDASGLTPSNVDYIMAGLMLEKASGKSYRELVADLGKQLDIDFRFDYPNLIDTTQPWGHDDQLRPLGPAENYKMNWLLAAGNINVSLEQYIHFIQLQLKGLKGKSELLPKKTFEQLLYGMPAFSYGWFNVTDKETGHHIATNEGNAGAFITKVQVIREADRAYIIFTNAAAAATQEGIAALLEELRQRYGR